A stretch of Aedes aegypti strain LVP_AGWG chromosome 2, AaegL5.0 Primary Assembly, whole genome shotgun sequence DNA encodes these proteins:
- the LOC5572634 gene encoding carboxypeptidase B produces MIPRIVVVLLSVLAVVTARRSYEGYKVYGIVPESPDEAEILYQIRQSNPDLDFWHLTKQPGDEARVLVAPKDQRSFLIKLIRHGLHYQEVISDVEGTLAPYNEPRTRGMSLDRDVSTSYLRHNEINEYLQTLSQKYPSLVSVEEAGTSYEGRSIKTITINKKPGNAVVFLDAGIHAREWIAPATALYAIEQLVEHSSENQEVLSNLTWVIMPVVNPDGYEFSHETDRFWRKTRKPTGKTCKGTDGNRNFDYHWGEVGASTQACADTFRGETAFSEPETRAVRDAVMKLKGSCKFYLSLHSYGNYILYPWGWTSKLPETWEAIDEVAQAGAEAIKQSTGSRYTVGSSTNVLYAAAGGSDDWAFAVAEVPISITMELPGGGNGGFNPPPSSIEKIVNESWVGIKAMALKVAQMF; encoded by the exons ATGATTCCAAGGATAGTTGTGGTTTTGTTATCGGTACTAGCCGTTGTTACCGCCAGGCGATCATATGAAGG ATACAAGGTGTACGGAATTGTGCCAGAATCGCCAGATGAAGCTGAAATTCTTTATCAAATTCGGCAGTCCAATCCTGACTTGGATTTCTGGCACCTAACCAAGCAGCCAGGCGATGAAGCAAGAGTTCTTGTAGCTCCAAAGGACCAGCGATCATTTCTCATCAAACTCATCAGACATGGTTTGCATTACCAAGAAGTCATCTCGGATGTCGAAGG CACACTTGCTCCTTACAACGAACCTCGTACACGTGGCATGAGCCTAGACAGAGACGTTTCAACGAGCTATCTCAGACACAATGAGATTAATGAATATTTACAGACGCTTTCTCAAAAGTACCCCTCTCTGGTAAGTGTTGAAGAAGCGGGAACTTCCTACGAGGGCCGTTCGATCAAAACCATCACAATCAACAAAAAGCCTGGTAATGCCGTAGTATTTCTGGATGCCGGCATTCATGCTCGCGAATGGATTGCTCCAGCCACAGCACTGTACGCAATTGAACAACTTGTCGAACATTCCAGTGAAAATCAAGAAGTTCTATCCAATTTGACCTGGGTTATTATGCCCGTTGTGAACCCCGATGGATACGAATTCTCTCATGAAACGGATCGCTTCTGGCGTAAGACACGCAAGCCCACAGGCAAAACCTGTAAGGGAACCGATGGAAACCGAAACTTTGATTACCACTGGGGAGAAGTAGGAGCCTCCACTCAAGCATGTGCCGATACCTTCCGCGGGGAAACGGCTTTCTCTGAACCAGAAACCCGAGCTGTGCGGGACGCTGTCATGAAGTTGAAGGGAAGCTGCAAATTCTACCTTTCGCTGCATTCGTATGGAAACTACATACTTTATCCATGGGGATGGACAAGCAAACTTCCGGAAACTTGGGAAGCTATAGATGAAGTTGCTCAGGCCGGAGCGGAGGCCATCAAGCAGTCCACCGGATCAAGGTACACTGTAGGTAGTTCAACCAATGTGTTGTACGCTGCGGCTGGTGGAAGCGATGACTGGGCATTTGCCGTCGCTGAAGTACCAATTTCGATCACCATGGAACTACCCGGTGGAGGTAACGGTGGATTTAACCCTCCTCCGTCTTCGATAGAGAAAATCGTTAATGAGAGCTGGGTGGGCATCAAAGCAATGGCATTGAAGGTAGCGCAAATGTTTTGA